GTGCCTCTTTTCTGGAGGGGGACCCCGAGAACCTGCAGGGCTCTGTGTGACCTGGGATTTATCTAAGGCTGGCAAAGGCATCCTGGTGCCTCAGGCCCTTCGTGTTCTTGCTCTTCCCTGTTCCCTGTCCTTGCTGGCTCAAGGGTCAGCTGGAGATGGTTCTGAAATCCAATTCCTCCCTCTCTTTTGACTTccattcctctcctcttctctctttctttcttcctcctcctccttttccttcttcttctccccaACCTCTCCTTCCAAGGGCTGAAGAAGTTGGGCATTCAGGCAGCTGACCTGATTCAAAGCCCAGCTCCATACCTCACTAACTGTGCAACTCTGAACTACTGAAGTCTGCTCTTGAAGCAGAAACTCACTTTCtgcaccccccgcccccaccttGCTATGACGTCCCCATCTGCCAGGGCCAATTTGAAGTTTCGATGTTTGTGCCTGAACTATCAGAGGTACTTCATGAATGCCAAATCCCTTTCCTTCATCATCATGCTCTGGGACATTTCTGTCCCCTCTTCTGTCCCTTCCCTAACCTCAAacactgtcttcttttcttttccctctaccTCTTGTCCTCACAATCCCTCAGCCCACCCACCCCACTCAGGAGGCAGGGCTAAGTAAGGCCCCATAGCTGAGTCCTGGGCCCAGAGAGAAGGCTCTGGGCACTAAGTGTGTTGGTTGCCTGTGCAGCAATGCAGGTGAGCACACTTTGCACACTGCAGCGATGATATATGCATGACCCATGGAGATGCTCACGTGAGGCTGTGGGGACAAGACTGTATGGGACGTTAAGGCTGCATTTAAGTACTTGACAGGAACCTAAGTCAGAACAGGAAGACCAGCAGAGCAGCCAGAAAGAGGGAGGCCAGACTCTAAGGAGGAAAACAGCTGGTATGAATTGTGCTTCTGTTTATCAGCTTTTCCAATGACAACATGAATTCCTGGCTCCCCCAGCCTGGCCTGAACTGCCAGAAGCCCAGGAAAAGCAGCATCCTAGGAGCCAGGAGGCCCAAGTCACTGATGACTGCTGCTGTGACCTGGGACAGAGCCCGTCCCATCTCGTGCCTCAGTAAATGTGGAAAGGGGGGAAATGGGGGCCACTGAGCAATATTTAAAGCTCCCTTTTTGCTCTCAAACCGTCTATGTTCAAACTCTTGAAAGCATTCAGAGACTCCAGCTTGGGGTCAATTCAGAGCTTCCTTGTCATAGGCATTAAGGCACAATAAGAGAAGGAACAGTTTGTCTCTTAATGAAGTGTGATTCCAAACAGCCTGCGGCCTCGGGAACTCGCCCAGCGCGGGGTAGACATTGCATCTGTTCGTTGCATCTTGTTGGAGAATCAACTTAACAATGAAGGGACTTGGAAGAGAACAGAATGTGGACACTTAGGAGCCAAAGGGCCTCGGGCCCACAAGAGACTGCCTCCTGCCAGCCTTCCCTCCCCATTGCCTTGCTCTCCGGAGACACAGGAGGTGGGAGCCATGGTAGGAGGCTGTTAATTGCCGTTGAAGGAGCTGGAAGCCAAGTGCATTTTCTCTGCCATGTTGCatcatttttgaaaactatttgcAAAGTTTCTTAAAGGCCATTAAGATGTTCATATTCATTtgcagaagaatcaatatttatGGTAAAAATCTCCAAACTTTTTAGGTCCTTCCCAACTCTGCAGCTTCATTTGAGTCAGGCAAACtgaagttcaaatcccagctctggcaGAGACTAGCTGGGTacctttgggcaagttacttaacctctcttagCCTCAGATTCCTCCTATGTAAAAGGGAAGTTATAACCGTACCTAACTTAGGGTTGCtgtaatgattaaatgagaaaacatacatAAAGTGCATAATATgaaaagtgctaaataaatgtagGTTATCAATATACTAGAATAATCTCCACAGATAAATTCCAACTCGAAGAACAGAGTTTCTGGAGCCAGACAGAGCCAGGTTCAGATCTTAACTCTGCCACTGATtagctgtgtgatgttgggcaagttactttccccctctgggcctcagctaTGTCATTTATAAATGGGGCAATGACACTCTGTTTCACAGGGACGTGTTAGTATTAGATGAGAAAAGCCATGGCAGGCACCCGTATCCAGGAGGTATTTGGTGTCTGCAGCTTGGAAACACAGTTCAAGGAGTCCAGctccagactctgtttcaagTGACTAAGTCCTCGGAAATACTCTTCTTCCCAGGGGACTCTCCGGAGTTGCTTCCCAAACTGCATTTTGGACCCGTCTCCAAAGGCATTGAGGAAATTAACCAGAATAAGAAGCCCCACCACCAGTGTTTTATTCTAAGCACCTCCAGCCAGAGCTGAGTGGATTAGGAAAGGCAGAAAAAATCCCTGTGATGGGGTGAGAGCAGCTGGTGAAGATGCCTGCCACAACCCCACCCCCAGGTAAGAGGGGCAAGGTGAGATCAGGGGCTGGCACCACCCTGACCCCCTAAATAGCTCCAGACTAAAGCACCATCAGCCTGCGATGTTCTAGGGTGAGCTGCTCCATGCCTGCATCCTTTGAaggttcttttctcctttctcactcCTTTGCCAAATCTCAAGTCCTCATTGCATCCCTCACTTGTCTTGCCCTTGCAGAGAGCCCACATGACCTCTCAGAACGGGTTATCTGTCTTCCTAGCTGATCCGAAAGCTAAATTCATGGCCTATGGAGTTCATGGGCTGATATGTCACCTTCCTCTCCCAGGTCACCTATGCATTTCCACACACTTTAACACAGGGCAGTGACTTGAAGGTAGGGTTTTCTGGCCAGCTACTGATAATAGGTATACAAGGGCCAGGTGTGATCTGCATCACACCGGGTTTGCTCTGACCTCCCCACTGCTCACACCAGGAATGGACCTTGGAGAGTGTCATTTCTGGGGTGTGCACAGTAGGCAGCTTAATCCCACTGCCCTATGCCAATCCCAGTTCATGGCAGTGCTTTTGAGAGTTCTTCCTTTTTTGCTTTGAGTCAGTCAAGGCTGGTCTCCCAAGAAGCATAAATTGCTAGTCCAAGGCTGTGTGGAACACAGCATGTTCTGTCCACTAAGAGAAAGGGGTTCCAGGCCCTCGAGTCCCAGCATAAAACACTGTTCATCCCCATGCAAAATGCAGTGGGAATTGGCGGATGCTAAAGAGGTTCTTGCCTTGATCTTCAGAAGACATATCCTTGGGTGTCCCTGGGTTGAGAGGGCCCATTGAGGGGTTCCCCGGTGAGGCTCAAAGCATGCTGGTCTCCCTCTCATTCATCGAAGTCCTCTCATTCATTGATGACATCTTGGTAAAGCTTCTATGGCTGGGGTAGGAAGAGTGGCCTGTGTCTTCACTTAGAGCATTGACCAGGCGGGAGAAGAGGGCCACCTTGAACTTCTTGAAGTCCTGACCCATGAAAACATACAGAATGGGGTTCATGCAGCTATTGGCAATGGCGAGGGCAGTGGCCAGCGGCAAACCTAGGCTGAAGACggagccaggcatggcagtgtggTGGAGCTCTAGGAGGTTGAGTGTGTGGTAGGGGCACCAGCAGAAGAAGAAGGTAATGATGATGGTCACGATAATCTTGAAGGGCTTCTTGGTCTTGGCCAGGCGGTTGCGCTGCAGTTTGCAGACGATGGTGAGGTAGCAAGCTGTGATGATAAGGACTGGGACCAGGAAGCCGCAGAGGAAGCGGGTGACAGTCACCACCATGTGCCGGCTATACCCCACAGGGTCCATTTGGGAGTGAGCGGGCCACGAGGAAGACCCAGGTGTGGACAGGCTGAAGTTGTTGAAGCAGGATATTTTCCCATGCAGGTTGGCTGTGTCCCGGAAGACGAGAGATGGGGAACTCAAGAAGAAAGCCAGGACCCAGATGACCATGCAAGCCATGTAAGCCAGGCGAACGCTGCGGTGATTCTGGGACCAGACAGGGAGGAGCACAGAGATGCAGCGGTCGAAGCTGATGACAGTCAGCAGGAAGACACTGGTGAACATGTTGTGGATAAGAAGGAAGTTGCTGATCTTGCACATGGCGGTCCCAAACACCCAGTGGTAGTCCATGGCAGCATAGGTGATATGGATTGGGAGGAAGACATTGAACAGGAAATCTGCCACTGCCAGGTTGAGGAACCAGACTGTGTTCACTGTCTTCTTCATCTTGAAGGTGGCAATGATGATCACCAGACCATTGCCCAGAATCCCGAGGAAGCAGACGATGCTGTAGACCACCACCAGGAAGATCCTGGTCACCCTGGCTTCCAACGGGGAGAACTCCTCCAAAACCACAATGGAGTCTAAATAATCAGGGTATTCATCACCATAACTGATGGAAGTATTGTAATCTTCATCCTCCATTCTCTGCAAGAGAAGACAGGGACCATTAGAGGAACCCTAGAGCTGGCTTTAAGAGGTTGACCAACACCAGCAAGAACAACAATGTTCTCCCTGACTCTGAGCAAGTCCAGTTTTGTGATTTAACCATTTCCTTCTTTGCTAttttatttgttgaacaaatgccTCTCCAGTACctcctacatgccaggcactattctaagggCATTGCATCCTATACTctcttaatcttcacaacaactcaGTGAGGTAGGTAGGTTATGAGCCTCAtcttacaagtgaggaaactgaggcacagagagcttaTGTCACTTGCCTGAAGTCCTACAGCTAGGAAAAGGCAGACCTGTGACTCGAATCCAAGCTTCAGAGTCTATCCTTTTGACAACCATGTTTTCTGCCTGCCTAGGGCCCTCTCTTCCTCTAGAGCCTAGTGGGGGAGACAATTTTTCACCAAAAAGTCCCTCAAATAATGGAAACATTGCAATAATGCTAAGTGCAATGAAGAAGAGGTATGTGGTGCTGTGAACTTGATTCCAACATGCTTCTAAAACCGAGTGGACAGCCTCGTTGTGATCCCTCTGTGCACCCAACCTGTCAGTGATCACTGGTCCCCTTTGGAGTTCAGACCACAAGGTTTCCTCACCATTCACTGTTGTGTTGTCTGCAGCTCTCCAATGTGAGTCATCAGCCAATCAGTCCCAGTACACAGCTAGAAACACCTGCagggaagaaaacacaaaaaagcagcAATTGGATCCGGGCCTAAGAACCAGAGGGTTGAGTGGACCCAGCCAGAAATAAGATCTGTttattcttattcccattttacagagaaggaagcagaagtTCAGAAAGGCTGTTACTCAGCCAAGGTTATGCAGCGAGAAAGGGATGGAGCCCCTTGAACCTAGGTCAACTGACTACCCAGGTCAAGTGCTGGACCCTTCATTCTAaccactcccctcccccagcacatCCCTAGCTGACAGCTGGAGTCAGGCATGAGTAAAGGAAGACACAGAGGAAGAGCATGGATGGCTCAATCCACTACCAGGTTGGGACCCAAATCCACTACCAGGGCAGGACCCAAAAAATACTGTTTCAGGCAGTGTGagcacagagaaaacagaagatcCGCACAgagtacctgctatgtgccaagAACTTTTATTCCTTCTTGTTATTTAGTCTTCCTGGGGACTTTTCCAGGCAGGTGTTATGACTTTTGTGTTAAGAattagggagactgaggctcagagaaagaaGCATCATTCTCGCTGGACTTTCTCTGGGCCCGATGGGAACCATGAATGAGATGCAGACTCTGAGGCCACAGCAGTCTGGTGTGAGACAGACACAAATATATCCACCAAGCCTCCGCTGTGCAGACAACTTAAGTGGCACTTCAAGCAAGCCCCATAACAATCTTGCTGAGTATTTTTCCAATCTACAGAAGAACAAACATATTCTGAGGAGTTTGCAAGTTTGCAAGATCTTAGAGGCAGTGATTGCATGCAGGGTTCATACCTAACCCCAGACCCTTACGAGCTGTGTGGCTTTGCGCAAGTGATTTCTCTTCCAtgaatctcagttttcttgtcAATAAATGGGAATTCTCACTTCACAGAGTGGATATAAGAACTAGAAGCATCAGGAATGTGGAGCGTTTAGCTTGGtattggcacatagtaagccctcaataaatactAGTGACTGCATTATTGCCTAGAGGTGCACAACTGATGAGAAGGATTTAAAATCAGGGCTCTGATACCCCAGAGCCCATGCACTTTTTTCTGCCGCTCAAGATCTCCCCATCTTGTCAAATGGGCTCCAAACCAGATATTTCAGCTTGGCGAGACTGCCAATCGATGCTTCATTATAAATAACTCCACCCTTCCTGCACACAAATTCATTACTGATCCTTCCGGGCTTAaggttatattttattacataaaagtcatcttttacttttattaaataaaagccACTTGGAAAATTCCATTGAGGGCTTTGCACTCAAAGGGCTCACACTCAAAGCTTGGGTGTCATCCCACTCTATGCTGGGACAATATTTCAGTAGTGCCCACCATGGGGTCCCCAAGGGTTTCCTGTGGCACTGGAGTGCAGAGAGAAGATGGGGACACTGGAGCTGGCCTCCCATGACTGGAGGAAACCTGACGGGTGTGCATGACTGTAGGGGGGAACGCATGTTGAGCTCTTGTGTATGCCAGGGACCATGCTGAGCCCTCAGTCCAGATGGTCTCACTTTAACCCCATGAGGGGCTACAGCAGGGCTCAGAGAGATCAGGACCCATGCCCAAGCATGCAGGCAGGGGCTGGAAGAGCTGGGATATgaaccacatctgcaaagtctgGGCTCTTAACCATCACTCCACACTGCCCCTGAGACCATGATCTGCTCAGATTGATGACCATCACCAACCTTCCTTTTGGAAGAAATGACGAAGTTGACATTCCCTGTGCCAGACTGTGCAGGCACCAGGGATGAGGACATGGCCTTACTAGGGTCCCTTCCCAAAAGGAGCTCACAGGTACAAGCAAAGAGACAGTGTTGAGGCTGGGGCAAGACTAGAATGCCCCCCAGAAGCCCAGAGGAGGGGCTGTTACCCACCCTGGGAGTCTGAAGCTTCCTGGGGCCAATGGCATCTGAGCTGAGTTTTAAGGACAAGTATGAGTTAAGAAGGTGGAAGGCACAGAAAGGAGGAAGGGCATGCCAGGCATCTCCCCGTCTCTGACCTTCCCCTCCCTCATTGACAGTGGACTGGGTGTGTGAGTCCCGAGAGGAGGTTGAGGAGGGTCTGAAACTCAGGACTGAGTGCTTTGCACAGCATCTGCAGAGATACAGCCTGAAGCAGATGACATCATGTCGGGCGCTCTGGCTGGGCTGGGAGCAGCTTGGGGTCAGAGGCCATGTTTTTTCATCTTAGAcctggggccaggctgggctgg
This sequence is a window from Theropithecus gelada isolate Dixy chromosome 11, Tgel_1.0, whole genome shotgun sequence. Protein-coding genes within it:
- the CMKLR1 gene encoding chemokine-like receptor 1 isoform X1, whose protein sequence is MRMEDEDYNTSISYGDEYPDYLDSIVVLEEFSPLEARVTRIFLVVVYSIVCFLGILGNGLVIIIATFKMKKTVNTVWFLNLAVADFLFNVFLPIHITYAAMDYHWVFGTAMCKISNFLLIHNMFTSVFLLTVISFDRCISVLLPVWSQNHRSVRLAYMACMVIWVLAFFLSSPSLVFRDTANLHGKISCFNNFSLSTPGSSSWPAHSQMDPVGYSRHMVVTVTRFLCGFLVPVLIITACYLTIVCKLQRNRLAKTKKPFKIIVTIIITFFFCWCPYHTLNLLELHHTAMPGSVFSLGLPLATALAIANSCMNPILYVFMGQDFKKFKVALFSRLVNALSEDTGHSSYPSHRSFTKMSSMNERTSMNERETSML
- the CMKLR1 gene encoding chemokine-like receptor 1 isoform X2, which translates into the protein MEDEDYNTSISYGDEYPDYLDSIVVLEEFSPLEARVTRIFLVVVYSIVCFLGILGNGLVIIIATFKMKKTVNTVWFLNLAVADFLFNVFLPIHITYAAMDYHWVFGTAMCKISNFLLIHNMFTSVFLLTVISFDRCISVLLPVWSQNHRSVRLAYMACMVIWVLAFFLSSPSLVFRDTANLHGKISCFNNFSLSTPGSSSWPAHSQMDPVGYSRHMVVTVTRFLCGFLVPVLIITACYLTIVCKLQRNRLAKTKKPFKIIVTIIITFFFCWCPYHTLNLLELHHTAMPGSVFSLGLPLATALAIANSCMNPILYVFMGQDFKKFKVALFSRLVNALSEDTGHSSYPSHRSFTKMSSMNERTSMNERETSML